Genomic DNA from Pungitius pungitius chromosome 12, fPunPun2.1, whole genome shotgun sequence:
AATAGTTTGACGGCATATTTAACGCAACAGAAAAATATCTCCTCtctaaacaaataaattcatATGAATCAGTCAATTCAGCTAAAAAACAACCTCACAGGGACGTGTTTGTGGTATCAGTGTAGATGGTGTTTGTGGTATTAGTgtaggtggtgttggtggtattagtgtaggtggtgtttgtggtatCAGTGTAGATGGTGTTTGTGGAATTAGTgtaggtggtgttggtggtattagtgtaggtggtgtttgtggtatCAGTGTAGATGGTGTTTGTGGTATTAGTgtaggtggtgttggtggtatcAGTGTAGATGGTGTTGGTGGTATTAGTgtaggtggtgtttgtggtatCAGTGTAGATGGTGTTTGTGGTATTAGTgtaggtggtgttggtggtattagtgtaggtggtgtttgtggtattagtgcaggtggtgtttgtggtatCCGTGTAGATGCTGTTGGTGGTATTAGTgtaggtggtgtttgtggtaatagtgcaggtggtgtttgtggtattagtgtaggtggtgttggtggtattagtgtaggtggtgtttgtggtattagtgtagatggtgttggtggtattagtgtaggtggtgtttgtggtattagtgtagatggtgttggtggtattagtgtaggtggtgtttgtggtatCCGTGTAGATGGTGTTGGTGGTATTAGTgtaggtggtgtttgtggtatCAGTGTAGATGGTGTTGGTGGTATTAGTgtaggtggtgttggtggtattagtgtaggtggtgtttgtggtattagtgtagatggtgttggtggtattagtgtaggtggtgtttgtggtatCCGTGTAGATGGTGTTGGTGGTATTAGTgtaggtggtgtttgtggtatCAGTGTAGATGGTGTTGGTGGTATTAGTgtaggtggtgttggtggtattagtgtaggtggtgttggtggtattAGTGTAGATGGTGTTGGTGGTATTAGTGTAGGTGGTGTCTGTGGTATCCGTGTAGATGGTGTTGGTGGTATTAGTgtaggtggtgtttgtggtatCAGTGTAGATGGTGTTGGTGGTATTAGTgtaggtggtgtttgtggtattagtgtagatggtgttggtggtattagtgtaggtggtgtttgtggtattagtgtaggtggtgtttgtggtatCAGTGTAGATGGTGTTGGTGGTATTAGTgtaggtggtgtttgtggtatCAGTGTAGATGGTGTTTGTGGTATTAGTgtaggtggtgtttgtggtattagtgtaggtggtgtttgtggtatCAGTGTAGATGGTGTTGGTGGTATTAGTgtaggtggtgtttgtggtattagtgtaggtggtgtttgtggtatCAGTGTAGATGGTGTTGGTGGTATTAGTgtaggtggtgtttgtggtatCAGTGTATGTCGGGGAGTGGTGGTGCTTGTTGTGTAGTCCCGCCTCCCCCCCATCCTTTGAGTGGCAGGTCTGAGCTCAGCAGGTATGTGCCTACAGGTGATTCAGACAAATCGCATGTCAACTGAAGTCTGACTGGTTGAAACCGGCTGTGAGGGGCTGAGATGTTTCCTTCAGGGGGTCAACAGTGAACTTTGTGACCATAGAGTTCACTAACAAGAGTCTATACTCTGTTTGATAGGCAGCTGAAACAGATGTTGCTTCATAAATGAAGACGTTTGAAAACTTATGTGCATGAAGGGACCTTTCACGTTAGTAGAAGAATAAGGTAGGAGAAGGTTTTGTAggtaaaaagtaaagtaaaggtACATTTCAAAGATGTAAAACATCATGAACGTGAGACATAAGGAGATTCCTCTTTGATCGCCTCGTAAATCGCCTCGtaaatcgctttggataaaagcgtcagctaagtgacatgtaatgtaatgtaatgtaaatcttCACTTCTTCTTATCTTCTTTTATTTGGATCCATCTAACAATAATCATCATTTTTCACGCTTACTTTCATCTTGTTATTCGCTCCTTGACTTTCAAACCTTTCTTTGGTGAGACTTCGCGATGACTCATCACAACTACAGAATGTCACTGAGCTTTGGTGCCTCCTCTGGGGATAAGGAATGTCCAGGTGAGACTCTGGGTGGTCTTAAAGGTACAGTGCGCACTGTCCATGTGGTGCTGAATCCGCCTCAGATCCCCCATAATGCCTTGTTATGACCACTAACTATTATTAGTGTTGTTTCACCCTTCGACTTGCCTGCAAAGGTGGGCGAGGTTCTTCTGCTGAATGACCACGCTACCCACGTCTAGCAATGCTTCATCTCTGGTAGACCACGTCATGCCTGAACGTCTAGTGGAATGTGTGATATTTGTGAACAAAGGTGTGAACCTTGGTCTTCAAAAGATTAAAGGATCAACTttagagtgtttttgtggttctTATGGATCTGCTTACGATGTTTGACACGGGTCCAGATCCagactcctactactactagtaatagtactactagtagtaaTTGATTAGTAGTGATATTACTACTCTtactaatataaaaaaaaggtactaCTAGTGTTTATGCTGATATTAATACTACAAGTACCACTCATGTTACAACAAACACTACTATAACTAATAGTATCATgtctgcattttttaaattcatttcagctttcccAAGGCATTTCCAGCAGAATCCTGCTCCATGTCCCGTATGGAGGTGTCCCCGAGCAGGACATGCAacctgctcccactgtgtgggacgCGTTAAAAGAAAGATGCTtaaaagcagtggttctcaactggtttggctccgggacccaccatcacccctttatGACAATCCGCAACCCAaatcgatcgggggggggggatgctagcGTTGttgacgggggggtgcttccgcattCTAATTGCCACGCTGACTGAAAACCTGGAACTTTACATTTCTATGAAATACAAAACTATATTTTAATGACGTTTTAAGATATTCTGTGTTATGTCTTTCTATCCTTTTCtaccaaatgaccttttctttgaCTCCTGACATAGTATACAAAGACTTCCATTACACCATGTTATGATGAGTTTTTTTGTAATATCCACCTCGTACTTTATTATGACTGAACGTTTTACAATATGAACCTTGTGACTTTTAACTCAGAAAAGACACAACTATTGCGTTGGCATGAGACTTTATTCGTATATTAATGCGTAGAGTTGCAAGGTCTGACAGGTGGGAGGGGCCCAGTTGAGTGGGTTTTCTGATTGCCGATTGGCCGCATTACTCGTACAGGAAGGCCTGGGCGCAGGGTGTGTAGGTCACGAACTCCTCGTCCTTGAACCACAGGCCGATCTCGCGCTTGGCATTCTCCAGGGTGTCGCTGCCGTGGATGATGTTCCTGAGGAAAGCCGAGGTGTGGAAAACGTCGTAGTCATAAAAAGTCGTAGTAAGTCCTGTTAAAGTTGTCGTACCAGTTACCCGTAATGTCTTCACTCACCTGCCGATGTTGATGCAGAAGTCTCCGCGGATGCTTCCGGGCTTGGAGTCGGCGGGGTTGGTCTCACCGAGCATCATTCTGGCCAGCTTCACAATGCCCTGACCCTCCCACACCTGCAATACCAACACCTGTGTGTCACCTGTGTGTTGCTAAGAATCGGTTGTGTTATAAAAATCCTCTTTATTCTTAGTGTGATGTTCAGATGGCTTTTTCtgtggttagcctagcttagcatcaaTGTAATATGACTTCTTTTATCCGTTGTTACGCCGATGACAAACACTTCTAAATCTCAAACTGACCTCAAATCGCTTTTGGTATTGTTGAAattacttcatttttatttacttactgtacattttattcatttaactctttttttggctttgttttcactgctttctaaaaaacaatattttgatatGAAATATGATCATCATTGGCAAAAGTATTCAAGAAAGTAAGTTAAGCgcgtctttttttattttaatttaccCATTTACTAAATGTAACACATCTACTACTAttgcatgaaaaataaattataaatactttTGGAATAAGAAATGGTCTTTTGGTTAAAAATGGAACAATTCGATTCATACAATTTAAGTCTTGGGTACACGTTGGGTGAATTAAATGTGATATTCAGTGGATTAGAGGATGAAATAAACTTAAAAAGTATTTGAGAAGTGGACATTTTcaacaaataaaagcaaaattaTGATTaagtgtgattttgtttttgcattgttttaagAACTTAATAATTGGATAGTAATGTTAAATACATGAATGTAAGAATTTTCCAAGGAATTTCAATTTCTTTCCTTTAATATTTTGTTTAGTAAATCAAAGCGTTATATGGGAAAATGTCGAGAagaattttcattttatttaatgtttgagCTGTTTTGATATCTCTGAATCggtatgtatacacacatgtatactaTACATATTGACTACATTACACATGTGCTCTAGGGGCATGACTAGGGCTTTAGTGAATGCAGTATCTGAAACtctgaggatttcttttttgcaaACTAATAAAATCCTGACTGTCTTTTTGATTGTGAGACTTCTATATTTAATTTAAGGGacaggactcgattaaaaatattaatctaattaattagaggctttgtaattaattaatcgaaatgaatcgcattttaattgcataaatatttgacctgagaacagtgagaagtaatttttttcacatggatttttatttttgttcaaccaattccagcagacaagtgtagaaatagcatatttagaaatatagtacttttagaaattcaggtagcctataggtaagtagaccttctgtaaactatgtttttttaagtagaccaatactttcaagtacattcagaacatgggttattttttcagacgtggacttagttaccctggtccttaaaccagtcatctggtgcagtgtgggttgggtgtgggtccttgtacgtccacgctagctgctaattgtgttgcgttgaggtgatacttgaggctcgatgtgaattccttgttgcacagcttgcacacaaccacgctcttatcgacgcttccatccgtgtgtttattataataagatttcccattcacggggccacccgacacggtctcgtcagcttcttcgttcatgttcactgtggtttgttgttgtctgaagtcatgaacgctggttggtgctccagtataatcggtcctccgaaactcatccagtgagaaacgttccgcggtgcaaaaaataagtgtaaaaatgcgtaaaaaatgtttaatgtgttattttttgtgtaattaatcaatcttaattcacattgtaattaattaatcgtaattaacgtaagtcccggccctaatatttaataaaaacaatttgatcAGATTTGGGCGGAGCCTCTTTATCTTTGACACCATCTTGGTCTTATTCGTGGATACGTTCCATGTCGTTCCCTCAGTTTATGATACGGCGGATCAGGAGCCGAGTGCTTTTGCTATGTgggtatttatatttatatatatgtatatatataaatattttaacgtatatatttgtatatatataaatatacacacatatatatatatatatatatatatatatatatatatatatatatatatatatatatatatatgtatatctttaaatatatatacatatatgtatgtgtgtgtgtgtttagacatCTATGAATGAATAAAGTTCAGGTCACGACCTCCTCGTGTGACTGAAGAGATAAAgaatcacactgtgtgtgtgttattgtgtgtacgtggtcatttgtgttgttgtgttaccATGGCGAAGACGGGTCCAGAGGACATGTACTTGCAGAGTCCTGCGTAGAAAGGCATGTCCTTCAGGTCCAGGTAGTGCTGCTTCATGTGGTCCTCAGAggactgaaaacacacagaataGTGTTCAGTAGTACAAGTACCACCACTCAGTAGTACAAGTACCACCACTCAGTAGTACAAGTACAACCACTCGGTAGTACAAGTACCACCACTCAGTAGTACAAGTAAAACCACTCTGTAGTACAAGTAGAACCACTCAGTAGTACAAGTACCACCACTCAGTAGTACTCTTTATGAGAAGTATAAAAGTGCTTCTgacttttcacattttatacaaattaataatgaaataaaagtgtgttttaaacaaCTACATTTATCCTTTATAGCTACCTTTTAGGTGCTTTTGAAGTACTTTGTTGTTTACATGTATGACGCTGATGTATTGCTGTTGTGTttcaacacaataaaaaacattgaatgaCCCACTTTAATTATATTCACTGAGATCATCTTCATCATGGAACCCAAACTAAACCTTTTTGGTTCACGTAGATGTGTAACtttaattagttattttattattattataaactgAACTGCTTGGGTTTACCTTCATGAACTTGGCCGCCACCAGCCTGAAGCCTCTCTGCTCGAAGCGCTTCATGATGTCTCCACAGAGGCCCCTCTGGACGCCATCGGGCTTCACGGCGATGAAAGTACGCTCcatgacgacgaggaggaggaggaggaggaggctgccaCCAACGAAGAAGAGCGGAGCCGTTTCAACCTTCTTATGTCGGATAAACTTCACCCAAcgattatatttatttattattattattcagctTTATCTTCATacttgttttgttgtattttttcgtttcattcaaattaaaacaCCATGAACCTTGTTTTTTAAAGTACTGAATGAATAAActttattgtaaaatattgttgttttctattattaagaaagaagaaaataattgaCTTCTATGACGTATAATTGTCCCCAGCTGAGACAAAGCGTTTCTctcatttataaatatatatatatatatatttatatatatttatttatatatagatgAACTCGTTGGAGCTGCTCCTGGATCAGCTGCTTCCACAAGTTCTTCAAATATCTACAGAGGACATCACGTGTCTTCTGTCAGACGTCGTGTTACATTTCCCTTGGTGAGACAAACTCTGTGAGTGTGAAACCCAAAGCGTCCTCTGGGGACGCTTCAGAAGACATTTTCTTGTCTCAGCTGTGGCTGAAAGCGACACCGAGGCTGAACGCGGGCCTCAGAGTATATTTAGGATTCAGGGTCAAACACCTTCCATCTATCAGACAGAACCTGTCCGTCTTTGTCCTCGAAGCAGGACGTTGGAGTCTCACTGACCTTCTCTGGTCATGCTCCTCAGAGGATGTCAAACACTGAAAAGGTCGATTTGGGGTCACAAACGTCACGAAGCACCAGCGAACAAAACATCAACAACTAGTACATCTACAAGTAGTACTAGTACCCAACATGCAACgtggatttaatgcaaaacaacgaaagtcattaaaaaacactgctttgcagttaaatatttcatatttattccaACATGAGAAAAAGCAGTAAATAACACTCTTATCTTGTCACAGGCAAATCAGTACAATA
This window encodes:
- the LOC119220923 gene encoding nucleoside diphosphate kinase B-like gives rise to the protein MERTFIAVKPDGVQRGLCGDIMKRFEQRGFRLVAAKFMKSSEDHMKQHYLDLKDMPFYAGLCKYMSSGPVFAMVWEGQGIVKLARMMLGETNPADSKPGSIRGDFCINIGRNIIHGSDTLENAKREIGLWFKDEEFVTYTPCAQAFLYE